From Nymphalis io chromosome 10, ilAglIoxx1.1, whole genome shotgun sequence, a single genomic window includes:
- the LOC126771303 gene encoding solute carrier family 52, riboflavin transporter, member 3-B isoform X2 produces the protein MSMEKRGGDGGDGGAGVLIALQRTMSLVVDRLNEEKERSPCLGDRANGNITMWGAQRRILLDVLMACWGLGTWLGVNGLYVQLPLLVERLPEGWALPSSMTVAIQLANVGLIAYAILRRFFPRAPDSPYIYILLVIGTVALYLNSFLYTETAVIGGTERSFSFLALTFFAALVGCTSSVLFYPYLRHFRDVYLATYLVGEGLSGFIPSILALIQGIGGEPECVFSPDNSTVTAIYPPARFNSTVFLILLGCLSALSLVSFAFVDNCSAFLSERVKEEEAAKEEEATTEHESIFQLKWVSVLVLMAFLNALMNGALPSVQTYSCMPYGTNIYHLAVTLGAMANPAACLAGVWLRPVTTRVLAAMLTFVLVPLGYIFATAALSPTPPLYSDTIGRVLVVLSWVAVSGLVSYARMWVYGWARRGGAGGMRACGAATQVGSALGSLAFFFIVNYGNVFTQPDACPTPSS, from the exons gttgaACGAGGAGAAGGAGAGGTCCCCGTGTCTTGGAGATAGAGCCAACGGAAATATAACAATGTGGGGAGCACAACGGCGCATCCTCCTCGATGTGTTGATGGCCTGTTGGGGCCTCGGCACCTGGCTCGGCGTCAATGGTCTTTACGTGCAACTGCCTCTGCTCGTCGAGCGACTGCCCGAAGGATGGGCTCTGCCATCGTCGATGACGGTCGCCATTCAACTCGCAAACGTCGGTCTAATCGCTTACGCTATCTTAAGAAGATTTTTTCCGCGAGCACCCGATTCTCCctacatttatatattgctTGTGATCGGTACAGTGGCACTCTACCTTAACTCTTTCTTATACACAGAGACTGCAGTAATCGGTGGGACAGAACGTTCTTTTTCGTTTTTGGCGCTAACGTTCTTTGCAGCATTAGTTGGCTGCACAAGTTCAGTGTTGTTCTATCCGTACTTAAGACATTTCCGTGACGTGTACCTCGCTACGTACTTAGTGGGCGAGGGCTTAAGTGGCTTTATACCGAGTATACTCGCGTTGATTCAAGGTATCGGTGGTGAACCGGAATGCGTTTTCTCGCCGGATAACTCGACGGTCACGGCCATATACCCACCGGCGAGGTTTAACTCGACAGTGTTCCTGATATTGCTCGGTTGCTTGTCGGCTCTGAGCTTAGTAAGCTTCGCATTCGTCGACAACTGCTCCGCGTTCCTGTCAGAGCGAGTGAAGGAAGAGGAAGCGGCGAAAGAAGAGGAAGCGACAACGGAGCACGAATCGATCTTTCAGCTGAAGTGGGTTTCCGTGTTAGTGCTAATGGCTTTCTTGAATGCGCTTATGAATGGCGCGCTACCTTCAGTGCAGACGTACTCGTGCATGCCGTACGGCACGAACATTTACCACTTGGCGGTGACATTGGGTGCCATGGCTAACCCGGCGGCGTGCCTGGCGGGAGTGTGGCTCCGGCCGGTAACGACGCGCGTCTTGGCCGCTATGCTGACCTTTGTGTTGGTGCCGCTTGGCTATATTTTTGCCACGGCAGCTCTCAGTCCGACGCCGCCATTGTATTCAGATACTATTGGTCGTGTATTAgtg GTATTGTCATGGGTAGCGGTGTCGGGGTTGGTTTCGTACGCACGCATGTGGGTGTACGGGTGGGCGAGGCGCGGCGGCGCGGGGGGCATGCGCGCGTGCGGCGCCGCCACGCAGGTCGGCTCCGCGCTCGGCTCGCTCGCCTTCTTCTTCATCGTCAACTACGGCAACGTGTTCACGCAGCCGGACGCCTGCCCAACGCCCTCCTCTTGA
- the LOC126771303 gene encoding solute carrier family 52, riboflavin transporter, member 3-B isoform X1, which translates to MNSTLLVVELCASSSGCVPPTHQIFYRKTAILGIVVFRFEGLNEEKERSPCLGDRANGNITMWGAQRRILLDVLMACWGLGTWLGVNGLYVQLPLLVERLPEGWALPSSMTVAIQLANVGLIAYAILRRFFPRAPDSPYIYILLVIGTVALYLNSFLYTETAVIGGTERSFSFLALTFFAALVGCTSSVLFYPYLRHFRDVYLATYLVGEGLSGFIPSILALIQGIGGEPECVFSPDNSTVTAIYPPARFNSTVFLILLGCLSALSLVSFAFVDNCSAFLSERVKEEEAAKEEEATTEHESIFQLKWVSVLVLMAFLNALMNGALPSVQTYSCMPYGTNIYHLAVTLGAMANPAACLAGVWLRPVTTRVLAAMLTFVLVPLGYIFATAALSPTPPLYSDTIGRVLVVLSWVAVSGLVSYARMWVYGWARRGGAGGMRACGAATQVGSALGSLAFFFIVNYGNVFTQPDACPTPSS; encoded by the exons gttgaACGAGGAGAAGGAGAGGTCCCCGTGTCTTGGAGATAGAGCCAACGGAAATATAACAATGTGGGGAGCACAACGGCGCATCCTCCTCGATGTGTTGATGGCCTGTTGGGGCCTCGGCACCTGGCTCGGCGTCAATGGTCTTTACGTGCAACTGCCTCTGCTCGTCGAGCGACTGCCCGAAGGATGGGCTCTGCCATCGTCGATGACGGTCGCCATTCAACTCGCAAACGTCGGTCTAATCGCTTACGCTATCTTAAGAAGATTTTTTCCGCGAGCACCCGATTCTCCctacatttatatattgctTGTGATCGGTACAGTGGCACTCTACCTTAACTCTTTCTTATACACAGAGACTGCAGTAATCGGTGGGACAGAACGTTCTTTTTCGTTTTTGGCGCTAACGTTCTTTGCAGCATTAGTTGGCTGCACAAGTTCAGTGTTGTTCTATCCGTACTTAAGACATTTCCGTGACGTGTACCTCGCTACGTACTTAGTGGGCGAGGGCTTAAGTGGCTTTATACCGAGTATACTCGCGTTGATTCAAGGTATCGGTGGTGAACCGGAATGCGTTTTCTCGCCGGATAACTCGACGGTCACGGCCATATACCCACCGGCGAGGTTTAACTCGACAGTGTTCCTGATATTGCTCGGTTGCTTGTCGGCTCTGAGCTTAGTAAGCTTCGCATTCGTCGACAACTGCTCCGCGTTCCTGTCAGAGCGAGTGAAGGAAGAGGAAGCGGCGAAAGAAGAGGAAGCGACAACGGAGCACGAATCGATCTTTCAGCTGAAGTGGGTTTCCGTGTTAGTGCTAATGGCTTTCTTGAATGCGCTTATGAATGGCGCGCTACCTTCAGTGCAGACGTACTCGTGCATGCCGTACGGCACGAACATTTACCACTTGGCGGTGACATTGGGTGCCATGGCTAACCCGGCGGCGTGCCTGGCGGGAGTGTGGCTCCGGCCGGTAACGACGCGCGTCTTGGCCGCTATGCTGACCTTTGTGTTGGTGCCGCTTGGCTATATTTTTGCCACGGCAGCTCTCAGTCCGACGCCGCCATTGTATTCAGATACTATTGGTCGTGTATTAgtg GTATTGTCATGGGTAGCGGTGTCGGGGTTGGTTTCGTACGCACGCATGTGGGTGTACGGGTGGGCGAGGCGCGGCGGCGCGGGGGGCATGCGCGCGTGCGGCGCCGCCACGCAGGTCGGCTCCGCGCTCGGCTCGCTCGCCTTCTTCTTCATCGTCAACTACGGCAACGTGTTCACGCAGCCGGACGCCTGCCCAACGCCCTCCTCTTGA
- the LOC126771303 gene encoding solute carrier family 52, riboflavin transporter, member 3-B isoform X4 — MCSLTRLNEEKERSPCLGDRANGNITMWGAQRRILLDVLMACWGLGTWLGVNGLYVQLPLLVERLPEGWALPSSMTVAIQLANVGLIAYAILRRFFPRAPDSPYIYILLVIGTVALYLNSFLYTETAVIGGTERSFSFLALTFFAALVGCTSSVLFYPYLRHFRDVYLATYLVGEGLSGFIPSILALIQGIGGEPECVFSPDNSTVTAIYPPARFNSTVFLILLGCLSALSLVSFAFVDNCSAFLSERVKEEEAAKEEEATTEHESIFQLKWVSVLVLMAFLNALMNGALPSVQTYSCMPYGTNIYHLAVTLGAMANPAACLAGVWLRPVTTRVLAAMLTFVLVPLGYIFATAALSPTPPLYSDTIGRVLVVLSWVAVSGLVSYARMWVYGWARRGGAGGMRACGAATQVGSALGSLAFFFIVNYGNVFTQPDACPTPSS; from the exons gttgaACGAGGAGAAGGAGAGGTCCCCGTGTCTTGGAGATAGAGCCAACGGAAATATAACAATGTGGGGAGCACAACGGCGCATCCTCCTCGATGTGTTGATGGCCTGTTGGGGCCTCGGCACCTGGCTCGGCGTCAATGGTCTTTACGTGCAACTGCCTCTGCTCGTCGAGCGACTGCCCGAAGGATGGGCTCTGCCATCGTCGATGACGGTCGCCATTCAACTCGCAAACGTCGGTCTAATCGCTTACGCTATCTTAAGAAGATTTTTTCCGCGAGCACCCGATTCTCCctacatttatatattgctTGTGATCGGTACAGTGGCACTCTACCTTAACTCTTTCTTATACACAGAGACTGCAGTAATCGGTGGGACAGAACGTTCTTTTTCGTTTTTGGCGCTAACGTTCTTTGCAGCATTAGTTGGCTGCACAAGTTCAGTGTTGTTCTATCCGTACTTAAGACATTTCCGTGACGTGTACCTCGCTACGTACTTAGTGGGCGAGGGCTTAAGTGGCTTTATACCGAGTATACTCGCGTTGATTCAAGGTATCGGTGGTGAACCGGAATGCGTTTTCTCGCCGGATAACTCGACGGTCACGGCCATATACCCACCGGCGAGGTTTAACTCGACAGTGTTCCTGATATTGCTCGGTTGCTTGTCGGCTCTGAGCTTAGTAAGCTTCGCATTCGTCGACAACTGCTCCGCGTTCCTGTCAGAGCGAGTGAAGGAAGAGGAAGCGGCGAAAGAAGAGGAAGCGACAACGGAGCACGAATCGATCTTTCAGCTGAAGTGGGTTTCCGTGTTAGTGCTAATGGCTTTCTTGAATGCGCTTATGAATGGCGCGCTACCTTCAGTGCAGACGTACTCGTGCATGCCGTACGGCACGAACATTTACCACTTGGCGGTGACATTGGGTGCCATGGCTAACCCGGCGGCGTGCCTGGCGGGAGTGTGGCTCCGGCCGGTAACGACGCGCGTCTTGGCCGCTATGCTGACCTTTGTGTTGGTGCCGCTTGGCTATATTTTTGCCACGGCAGCTCTCAGTCCGACGCCGCCATTGTATTCAGATACTATTGGTCGTGTATTAgtg GTATTGTCATGGGTAGCGGTGTCGGGGTTGGTTTCGTACGCACGCATGTGGGTGTACGGGTGGGCGAGGCGCGGCGGCGCGGGGGGCATGCGCGCGTGCGGCGCCGCCACGCAGGTCGGCTCCGCGCTCGGCTCGCTCGCCTTCTTCTTCATCGTCAACTACGGCAACGTGTTCACGCAGCCGGACGCCTGCCCAACGCCCTCCTCTTGA
- the LOC126771303 gene encoding solute carrier family 52, riboflavin transporter, member 3-B isoform X3, giving the protein MSTLKFITALHCGLNEEKERSPCLGDRANGNITMWGAQRRILLDVLMACWGLGTWLGVNGLYVQLPLLVERLPEGWALPSSMTVAIQLANVGLIAYAILRRFFPRAPDSPYIYILLVIGTVALYLNSFLYTETAVIGGTERSFSFLALTFFAALVGCTSSVLFYPYLRHFRDVYLATYLVGEGLSGFIPSILALIQGIGGEPECVFSPDNSTVTAIYPPARFNSTVFLILLGCLSALSLVSFAFVDNCSAFLSERVKEEEAAKEEEATTEHESIFQLKWVSVLVLMAFLNALMNGALPSVQTYSCMPYGTNIYHLAVTLGAMANPAACLAGVWLRPVTTRVLAAMLTFVLVPLGYIFATAALSPTPPLYSDTIGRVLVVLSWVAVSGLVSYARMWVYGWARRGGAGGMRACGAATQVGSALGSLAFFFIVNYGNVFTQPDACPTPSS; this is encoded by the exons gttgaACGAGGAGAAGGAGAGGTCCCCGTGTCTTGGAGATAGAGCCAACGGAAATATAACAATGTGGGGAGCACAACGGCGCATCCTCCTCGATGTGTTGATGGCCTGTTGGGGCCTCGGCACCTGGCTCGGCGTCAATGGTCTTTACGTGCAACTGCCTCTGCTCGTCGAGCGACTGCCCGAAGGATGGGCTCTGCCATCGTCGATGACGGTCGCCATTCAACTCGCAAACGTCGGTCTAATCGCTTACGCTATCTTAAGAAGATTTTTTCCGCGAGCACCCGATTCTCCctacatttatatattgctTGTGATCGGTACAGTGGCACTCTACCTTAACTCTTTCTTATACACAGAGACTGCAGTAATCGGTGGGACAGAACGTTCTTTTTCGTTTTTGGCGCTAACGTTCTTTGCAGCATTAGTTGGCTGCACAAGTTCAGTGTTGTTCTATCCGTACTTAAGACATTTCCGTGACGTGTACCTCGCTACGTACTTAGTGGGCGAGGGCTTAAGTGGCTTTATACCGAGTATACTCGCGTTGATTCAAGGTATCGGTGGTGAACCGGAATGCGTTTTCTCGCCGGATAACTCGACGGTCACGGCCATATACCCACCGGCGAGGTTTAACTCGACAGTGTTCCTGATATTGCTCGGTTGCTTGTCGGCTCTGAGCTTAGTAAGCTTCGCATTCGTCGACAACTGCTCCGCGTTCCTGTCAGAGCGAGTGAAGGAAGAGGAAGCGGCGAAAGAAGAGGAAGCGACAACGGAGCACGAATCGATCTTTCAGCTGAAGTGGGTTTCCGTGTTAGTGCTAATGGCTTTCTTGAATGCGCTTATGAATGGCGCGCTACCTTCAGTGCAGACGTACTCGTGCATGCCGTACGGCACGAACATTTACCACTTGGCGGTGACATTGGGTGCCATGGCTAACCCGGCGGCGTGCCTGGCGGGAGTGTGGCTCCGGCCGGTAACGACGCGCGTCTTGGCCGCTATGCTGACCTTTGTGTTGGTGCCGCTTGGCTATATTTTTGCCACGGCAGCTCTCAGTCCGACGCCGCCATTGTATTCAGATACTATTGGTCGTGTATTAgtg GTATTGTCATGGGTAGCGGTGTCGGGGTTGGTTTCGTACGCACGCATGTGGGTGTACGGGTGGGCGAGGCGCGGCGGCGCGGGGGGCATGCGCGCGTGCGGCGCCGCCACGCAGGTCGGCTCCGCGCTCGGCTCGCTCGCCTTCTTCTTCATCGTCAACTACGGCAACGTGTTCACGCAGCCGGACGCCTGCCCAACGCCCTCCTCTTGA
- the LOC126771303 gene encoding solute carrier family 52, riboflavin transporter, member 3-B isoform X5, which yields MLNEEKERSPCLGDRANGNITMWGAQRRILLDVLMACWGLGTWLGVNGLYVQLPLLVERLPEGWALPSSMTVAIQLANVGLIAYAILRRFFPRAPDSPYIYILLVIGTVALYLNSFLYTETAVIGGTERSFSFLALTFFAALVGCTSSVLFYPYLRHFRDVYLATYLVGEGLSGFIPSILALIQGIGGEPECVFSPDNSTVTAIYPPARFNSTVFLILLGCLSALSLVSFAFVDNCSAFLSERVKEEEAAKEEEATTEHESIFQLKWVSVLVLMAFLNALMNGALPSVQTYSCMPYGTNIYHLAVTLGAMANPAACLAGVWLRPVTTRVLAAMLTFVLVPLGYIFATAALSPTPPLYSDTIGRVLVVLSWVAVSGLVSYARMWVYGWARRGGAGGMRACGAATQVGSALGSLAFFFIVNYGNVFTQPDACPTPSS from the exons gttgaACGAGGAGAAGGAGAGGTCCCCGTGTCTTGGAGATAGAGCCAACGGAAATATAACAATGTGGGGAGCACAACGGCGCATCCTCCTCGATGTGTTGATGGCCTGTTGGGGCCTCGGCACCTGGCTCGGCGTCAATGGTCTTTACGTGCAACTGCCTCTGCTCGTCGAGCGACTGCCCGAAGGATGGGCTCTGCCATCGTCGATGACGGTCGCCATTCAACTCGCAAACGTCGGTCTAATCGCTTACGCTATCTTAAGAAGATTTTTTCCGCGAGCACCCGATTCTCCctacatttatatattgctTGTGATCGGTACAGTGGCACTCTACCTTAACTCTTTCTTATACACAGAGACTGCAGTAATCGGTGGGACAGAACGTTCTTTTTCGTTTTTGGCGCTAACGTTCTTTGCAGCATTAGTTGGCTGCACAAGTTCAGTGTTGTTCTATCCGTACTTAAGACATTTCCGTGACGTGTACCTCGCTACGTACTTAGTGGGCGAGGGCTTAAGTGGCTTTATACCGAGTATACTCGCGTTGATTCAAGGTATCGGTGGTGAACCGGAATGCGTTTTCTCGCCGGATAACTCGACGGTCACGGCCATATACCCACCGGCGAGGTTTAACTCGACAGTGTTCCTGATATTGCTCGGTTGCTTGTCGGCTCTGAGCTTAGTAAGCTTCGCATTCGTCGACAACTGCTCCGCGTTCCTGTCAGAGCGAGTGAAGGAAGAGGAAGCGGCGAAAGAAGAGGAAGCGACAACGGAGCACGAATCGATCTTTCAGCTGAAGTGGGTTTCCGTGTTAGTGCTAATGGCTTTCTTGAATGCGCTTATGAATGGCGCGCTACCTTCAGTGCAGACGTACTCGTGCATGCCGTACGGCACGAACATTTACCACTTGGCGGTGACATTGGGTGCCATGGCTAACCCGGCGGCGTGCCTGGCGGGAGTGTGGCTCCGGCCGGTAACGACGCGCGTCTTGGCCGCTATGCTGACCTTTGTGTTGGTGCCGCTTGGCTATATTTTTGCCACGGCAGCTCTCAGTCCGACGCCGCCATTGTATTCAGATACTATTGGTCGTGTATTAgtg GTATTGTCATGGGTAGCGGTGTCGGGGTTGGTTTCGTACGCACGCATGTGGGTGTACGGGTGGGCGAGGCGCGGCGGCGCGGGGGGCATGCGCGCGTGCGGCGCCGCCACGCAGGTCGGCTCCGCGCTCGGCTCGCTCGCCTTCTTCTTCATCGTCAACTACGGCAACGTGTTCACGCAGCCGGACGCCTGCCCAACGCCCTCCTCTTGA